The nucleotide window ATGTTCTAAAACAATAGCAGAACTTCACAAGAGCCCTGCCGTTGTTACCTTAACTTAGAGCGCCGACTGAAGAACATAAGCCTTTGCGTTTTATGCTACTTCTGCAACATATATGTTTACCATGAAATTTCTTTGCGATCTCTAAAAAACTTACCCGATTGCTTGATATCCGCTGTCGCCAGCCATACTGCAGTGTCAGCACCTTCTATAACAGATCGCGGAGCGCTGCGTCCCCCCATATCCGTGCGAACCCAGCCTGGGCACATGGCATTTACATATATATCATCTTTTCTTAAGGCATCTCCCAACTGCATAGTTATCATATTTAAAGCTGCTTTCGAAAGCGCATAGGATGGATAAAACGCTCCTATATCCGAGAGTGCTCCCATTCCGCTCGACACATTGATAATACGCCCGCTTTCACTTTGCTTAAGCAAAGGCACCAGCACCTGAGCAAGCCGAAGAGGGCCGTAGACATTGGTTTCCACAGTTGTCCGCATGGTATCTAAGGCTATGTCTAAAATGCTATCATTGTTATCTATATAAATACCTGCATTGTTAATTAAAATATCAAGGATACCAAATTGCTGCTGTACGTAAGAGGCAACCTCTTGTATACGGACTTCGTTTGTTACGTCTAAAGCGAAAAAGTGAATATCCAAATCTTCTTGCTTCAATTGTTCACACGCAGCTCTTCCCTTTTCCTCATCTCGAGCCGTCATAACAACGGTGATACCAGAACGCCCAAGCTGCTTGACAATTTCAAAACCAATTCCTCTGTTTGCTCCTGTTACCATTGCAATTTTTCGCTTCATGCTCCTTCTCCTTAAATATTTGTTTGTACATACAATTATAAGTTTGTTCAGGATAGTCGTCAATGCTGTGCCTGCACAACAGCAGGTAGTAAAAACGAGGATAGCGTGACCTATCCTCGTTTTATGATTTTATTTAATTTTTGCTACAATCTTGCCTTTCACGTGACGTTCAGACAAACGAGCAAGGGCTGCTGGTACTTCTTCAAAAGAGATAACTTCTTCCAGCAAAGAAGAGATTTTACCTTCCGCCAGTAATGCAAGCATCTCATCTCCCATAACCGCTAAATCCTTTTGAGATTCGAAGTCTGCTTGATGTGCTGCCGCAAGGGCAATTTCGTGGTAAGACACCACTTTGGTAAATGGCTTGATGTGTGCAAAATCAGGTGTACCGGCGATATATACGATGTGTCCCATAAATGCCAGCATGTCTAGTGAATCTGTTGCACTTTGTCTGCTTACCGCATCGACAACCGCATCGACACCGCGGCCGTTTGTAATCTCCATAATTCTTTCTTTTACGTTTTCTTCCCGGTAATCAATGACATAATCCGCGCCCAGTGATTTGACGTATTCATGATTATGAGCAGACGCTGTGGAAATAACTGTTTTACCTGCCAATTTCGCCAGCTGTACGCCAAATCCGCCTACACCGCCGGCACCGCCGTGAATCAAAATTGTGTGAATACGATTAAGCGGCAGTTTGCGGAATAGTGCTTGATAAGCCGTATAGCCCGCAGTTGGAATAGCTGCGGCATCCTCAAACGAAACGCTGTCTGGAATACGAGACACCGTTTGTGCTGTTGTAATGGAATACTGTGCATAACCGCCCGGGCGAATCCAATCGCCATGATATACAACACGATCGCCTTTCTTCCATTCCGTCACACCTTCGCCGACTTCTGCGATTACACCTGCAACATCTAAGCCCAAAATATGTGGATATACCCAGTTTGGATTGCCGTTTGTGCCTGTTTTATAATCAACGGGATTTAAGCCTGCAGCATGCACCTCAACCAATACTTCCCCTTTTTGAGGCGTTGGCGCGCTCACCTCTTCAATTTTCATATCTTTCCATTGTCCTTTTTCGTGAAGTAACAATGCTTTCATCTATATCAGCTCCTTAATGTAAGCTTACATGTAGTTTGTCTTACATGGTATATAATATATACTAGAAGAAAAGGAAACAAGTAGGCACTATTTTGTAACTGGTTTCCATTTGGATACTAAAGGAGAACGAGCATGAAGCAATTAAACCAAGAATACCACTGTGCAATTAATATGGTTATCGACATTATCGGCGGTAAATGGAAGGTTCTCATTCTCTGGAATTTAAACGAGGGCACGAAGCGTTTTAATGAACTAAAACGCGCCATGCCCGGCATTACCCAAAAGATGCTGACCCAGCAGCTGCGCGAGCTGGAAGACCATGGCCTTGTCATGCGTACTGTATACGAAGAGGTACCTCCTCGTGTTGAATATACAACAACCGACCTTGGCAAAAAGATTCAACCAACTCTGTTTGAAATGTGCAAATGGGGCGATTTATATGCTGAAGAAAAAGGCATACAAATGAATCGCTGCTGGTCATCTTATGACTTTATGGAGGAGTGATGCAGCCTCTGCAGCTCTTCCTCTATTTGTTTGACATCAATACGTGCAAATAACGGTTGTACATGATGAATGTGAGCAGGCGGTTCAATAGCGCCCCAGCCTAATTCATCTAATCCAAGCATGCCTTGCACGGTCTGACTCGAGAACGGCAAAAACGGGTGCAACAGCTGCGCAAAATTGGCAATCAGATACATACAAGTCACAATTGTATTTGCACACCCTTCACTTCCAACGTGCTTCCAAGGCTCACGCTCGTCAAAATACTTATTGGCACCCCGAATATGAGAGAAGATTTCCTCCAAAGCCTGCTTAAAGGATGTTTCTTCAATTAAGCCTCCTACTAACGGATACAGCGCTTCTATCCTCATTTTGATAGCAGCATCGACTTGGCCTACCGGAAGCTCGCACCCATAGTTCTTTTCAGCAAACTTCAACGTTCGGTTTACAAAGTTACCGTAAGCACCAAGCAATTCACTATTATGACTATAGATAAATTCTCGCCACGAAAAATCGGTATCGCGGTTTTCTGGTGCATTCATCGTTAAAAAGTAGCGAAGAGAATCCGGGTGATATCTCTCTAATACATCTGGCACCCATACGGCCCAATTGCGGCTTGTAGAAATTTTCTTTTTCTCAAGCGTAAGATACTCATTAGACACGATATACTGCGGGAGCGCGGAGTTCCCCGTTCCCATTAAAATAGCGGGCCAAATAATCGTATGAAACGGGATATTGTCTTTGCCGTGCACGTAATAGGTTTTCGTATCGCTTTGCCAAAACTGTGGATTATGCCTACCAGCTGAATAATAACCTGATACCGCCTCAATCCACACATAGATTTTCTTTTCCTCATATCCAGCTACAGGAACGCTCACACCCACAGGCAAATCTCGGGACGCCGCTCTATCCTGCAATCCCTCTCGTAAATAGCGTTCCGTTAACTGTACTGCATTATCACGCCAATTTTGCTTATAGTCCTCCACATATTTTTCTAGCCGCTCCTGAAAAGCCTGCAATGCAAGATAAAAATGCTTTGTATCACGTACAGTTGGCTGTGTGCCGCATAGCTGGCACGTTTTATCTAATAAATCCATTGGATCCAGGATAGTAGAGCAAAAGTCACATTGATCACCACGTGCATGCTGGCCGCAATGCGGACAATTTCCTTCTACATAACGGTCGGGCAAAAACTGTGCACATGTTTCGCAGTACGTTTGCTGTATTTCTTTTTGATAGATATAACCATTTGCAAGCAGCTGTAAAAAAATATTGTGAACCGTTTCATGATGATGTGTTGCGTCTGTGCGTGTATAATGGTCAAACGTAAATCCCAGCTTTGTAAAGCAGGCATGAAACTCCTCATGATAGCGGTCAGCAATTTCTGTAGGACTTACTCCCTCCCGCTTTGCACGTATCACAATTGGTGTACCATTGCAGTCACTGCCTGAAACATACAATACGTTATCTCCTTTTAAACGATGGTAACGTGCTAACACGTCTCCTGGTAATAAACTAGCAATGTGACCAAGATGAAGCGATCCGTTTGCATACGGCCAAGCGCCGCCGATAAAAATATTCATGTCCCATTCCTCCTTTAAAGTAAAAAAGCCCCGTCCTTATCTAAATAGATAAGGACGGGGCTTTGTATCCCGTGGTACCACCTTAATTCACCGAAAAAATCGGCCTCAACATGTACGGAGCTATTGCTCGATACTGTGACCTTGATAACGAGGGGCAAATCTCGCCGACACCTACTAGTCTATACGTTCAGCACGGAGCTCGGAGGCCATTGTTCACGTGTGCATTCTTACTCCTTTTCAGCTACCGGAGCTCTCTGTAAAGAATAACATCATGCTACTTTTCCTCGTCATTGCTTTTGTTTGATTTTTCTAATTATACATAAGTACTACATATAAAGCAACCTACTGCACAACCTATTAAAAAGGAGGAGCAGCCATGTCTGAACGTATTTTATTGACTACACCCGAGATTACAGCACTCTGGACTACATATATTCAAAACAGCGCCACTACATGCTTTTATACGCATTTCTTGCAGCATATTCAAGACAACGAAATTCGACCGCTTATTGAAGAGATTTTGCAATTTGAAGAGAGTAATTTAGCCAAAATCAAAAGCATTTTTGAAGCGGAGCAGTTTCCAGTCCCGCGCGGCTTTAGCGACAAAGATGTTGATTTATCGGCACCTGCTTTATACACCGATCTCTTTTCACTTAGCTTTATTTATCGCGTTGGACAAATGTCATTGCCAAGCTACGCTACCTTTTTAACCAAGGTGGCGCGTAAGGATTTAGTTGACTTGTTTCATGAGTTTTTAACCACTTCAACCGTTATCTATGAAAAGTGCCTGCACCTGATGTTAGCAAAAGGTATCTATGACCGCCCACCAAAAATTATCTATCCGCTGGACGTGCAATTTATGACGCAAGGTCATTCTTTTCTCGATTCTTGGTTTGGTGAGCAGCAACCTATGAATGTCATTGAGCTAAGTGAATTGTTTTTTGCAATCGAACGTAATTACATCGGCGTTCTTCTCATGATGGGGCTTATTCAGGTTACACATGACAAAAACATCAAAGAGTATTTAATCAAAGGCAAAACATTAGCGGAAAAGCAAATTGAAGTATTCAACAAAATGCTAAAAGAGGATGAACAACTAGGGTGTATCCCCCTCAGCATGGAGGTCACAAATTCTACGACACCGCCGTTTTCTGATCACTTAATTATGTTCCTGGTTACCGCCACAACAGCAGCTGGTATCTCCTCGCTCGCAAGCGCACTTGGAACGTCTATGCGCAAGGATTTAGCCGCTCGTTATTTAAAAATTATTGCGGAAATTATCAGCTACAGTAGCGAAGGCTTTAACGTCATGGTTGAACGCGGCTGGCTCGAACAGCCACCGCAGCCTGTAAACAGACATGATTTATATAAATCGTAACGAGGCAGCATAGGGAGCTATGCTGTTTTTTGGGGAATTCAGTCACTTTAAAGATATTCCGGTCACTTTAGCAATTATTTCGGCTACTTTTGAAATATTCCGGTCACTTTGCACAATAATTCGGTCAAATCATACACTCTCCCCTTTGTCTCTCCTACATAAGATAACTTCATTGCAGTCAACAGCTTTTTCGTCACATCAGGAGAAGCAATATGAAGAAATTCTCTAAGCTGTTGGTTAGTAATACAAGGTTTTATTAAAAGTCCGTAATCTACTAGCGCCAATGTGTGCCCTTCTTTAGATTTTTCATGACATTTATCACATCTCCATGTCCCATACACTCTCCTCATCGCAAATTTTCCACAATGTGGACATTGTACGCCTGTTATTAGCTCACTAGAATGAATTGAAAATTGTTTGAGAACATCTAATTGCTGCATGGTATCAGCCTTTATAAGAGAAGATGAAAGCTTACGCAGTTTCTTTTTACAAAGCACAGGCTGCTTATATCTTCTATCAAAATCCTGTAACTTTTCATGCAGAGCCTCACTGTGAATTACCAAGGCTCTGATTTATGACTCTTTAACAAAGCATTTCTATTTGTCATAACAACTAAATACTCCATAGGAACAGTGGGGATCTTATATGCCTCCAGCCACATCCGCAGCTGAAAGGCTTGTCTGCGTACCTGTAAAATAGGATCTGCAAACACATGCTCTTCACCATTTTGATTGCGAATGAGCTGGTGAAACTGCTGATCTAAAAACAGTGTACCGCTCATGTTTTTGACTTCCAGAATTAATAGATAAGAAGGAGTAACAAGGAGAGTGTCCATTTGAAAGAAGTACTGCTTGTGGGGTAAACGAAGGTCGTGAAAAATGAGGTGCTGCGGCGAAGCAAAGGAGTTGATATGATAGTCGAGCGAGAGCTCTCCTTTATATCCAGCACGACTTTTGGCAAGTTCGACTTCTACTTCTTTATATTTTAGATGAGAAGCAGGTAATCTTCGTAGTAGCGCTTCAAGCTTTTGCAATTTGAGCGGCGGCTTACGCTCTTTTTTAATCATCTCATCACCTCTTTGGCAGGAATCTGGCGGCTTTTATAAATAATTTGTCCAGTTTGAAGCAAAATTTGGCGACCACTCCTTTTTTAGGCATAAAAAAACCACCAACAGTATGTATTGGTGGAGACGGTGGGAGTCGAACCCACGTCCAGAAATATCGGCACTTAAGCTTCTACGAGTGTAGTCGATATACTCGGGTTTCGCGGACTTTTATGCCTATCGACAGGCGTCCAAGCCGCTAGTCTGGTTGTTCTCTTCCTTCGTCCTCAGACGGCGAACTCCGGCGTAGCCCACTAAGTTTGGGCCCCTTACCCTACCACATGGGCGATGGAGGGAGGAGCAGCTACTTTAATTAAGCAGCTAGTGCGTAATTAGTTTTGCCAGTTATTGGCTGTGACGTTTTAACGAGGCCGATCCCCTCGACTCGCAACTTAAGCTCGAACTACCCCTGTCGAATCCGTAACGTCCCCATATAGGAAAATTACGAGAAGTAAGCTATCGAGCTGTTTCTCAAAGAGCAACTGGCGATTACATAACCCATTATATCATATGTCGCGAACTTTGCAATTGTAAAATACTGTATTACATTTTTTGACGTTCGCGGAATGCACGCTCAATATCTCGCTTGGCTTCTTTTTTCTTCAGGTCTTCACGCTTATCGTAGTTCTTCTTACCTTTAGCAACGCCGATTTGCATTTTTGCAAATCCATTCTGCAAGTAAATACGAAGCGGCACGATTGTATATCCCGTCTCTTTCGTATAACCAATCAGCTTCAAGATCTCCTTGCGATGCAACAGCAGCTTGCGTGTGCGCAGCGGATCGTGATTATAACGATTCCCTTGCTCATATGGGCTGACATGCATCCCGAAAATCCAAATCTCACCGTTTTGAATGCGCGCATATGCATCCTTTAGATTTACACGTCCGGCGCGAATTGACTTAATTTCCGTTCCTTGCAAGACCATACCAGCTTCATACGTTTCTTCAATGAAATAGTCATGATACGCTTTTTTATTTTGTGCAACGACCTTTCCATGTCCTTTTGGCATTGTGCTTGTCACTCCTTTGTATCACATTATTTTATCAAAAACATCACATCTTCACAATCTTTACACATATTTCATACACAAAACTAATAACATTAGTTATAATATTATTAACATTAGTAAAGGAGTCGATTATCTATGCGTATCACACAGAACGGTTATGTATTTCAATTAGCATTTTTACCTCGTCTGTTTCCTGTGAATTGCTATCTTGTAGAGGAAGAACATGAATTAACATTAATTGATGCAGCACTGCCCTATAGCCATAAGGGAATTTTAGAAACCGCACAAAATATCGGCAAGCCGATTACACGCATTGTATTGACGCATGCCCATGAAGATCATGTAGGTTCACTTGATTCCCTAAAGCGTGCCTTACCAAACGCCAAGGTATTTATTTCAGAACGAGATGCCAGCATCATGGCGCATGATTTGTCACTGCGGTCAAACGAACCACAAACACCAATTAAAGGAGGGGTG belongs to Ectobacillus sp. JY-23 and includes:
- the metG gene encoding methionine--tRNA ligase, which codes for MNIFIGGAWPYANGSLHLGHIASLLPGDVLARYHRLKGDNVLYVSGSDCNGTPIVIRAKREGVSPTEIADRYHEEFHACFTKLGFTFDHYTRTDATHHHETVHNIFLQLLANGYIYQKEIQQTYCETCAQFLPDRYVEGNCPHCGQHARGDQCDFCSTILDPMDLLDKTCQLCGTQPTVRDTKHFYLALQAFQERLEKYVEDYKQNWRDNAVQLTERYLREGLQDRAASRDLPVGVSVPVAGYEEKKIYVWIEAVSGYYSAGRHNPQFWQSDTKTYYVHGKDNIPFHTIIWPAILMGTGNSALPQYIVSNEYLTLEKKKISTSRNWAVWVPDVLERYHPDSLRYFLTMNAPENRDTDFSWREFIYSHNSELLGAYGNFVNRTLKFAEKNYGCELPVGQVDAAIKMRIEALYPLVGGLIEETSFKQALEEIFSHIRGANKYFDEREPWKHVGSEGCANTIVTCMYLIANFAQLLHPFLPFSSQTVQGMLGLDELGWGAIEPPAHIHHVQPLFARIDVKQIEEELQRLHHSSIKS
- a CDS encoding nuclease-related domain-containing protein produces the protein MIKKERKPPLKLQKLEALLRRLPASHLKYKEVEVELAKSRAGYKGELSLDYHINSFASPQHLIFHDLRLPHKQYFFQMDTLLVTPSYLLILEVKNMSGTLFLDQQFHQLIRNQNGEEHVFADPILQVRRQAFQLRMWLEAYKIPTVPMEYLVVMTNRNALLKSHKSEPW
- a CDS encoding SDR family oxidoreductase is translated as MKRKIAMVTGANRGIGFEIVKQLGRSGITVVMTARDEEKGRAACEQLKQEDLDIHFFALDVTNEVRIQEVASYVQQQFGILDILINNAGIYIDNNDSILDIALDTMRTTVETNVYGPLRLAQVLVPLLKQSESGRIINVSSGMGALSDIGAFYPSYALSKAALNMITMQLGDALRKDDIYVNAMCPGWVRTDMGGRSAPRSVIEGADTAVWLATADIKQSGKFFRDRKEISW
- the smpB gene encoding SsrA-binding protein SmpB yields the protein MPKGHGKVVAQNKKAYHDYFIEETYEAGMVLQGTEIKSIRAGRVNLKDAYARIQNGEIWIFGMHVSPYEQGNRYNHDPLRTRKLLLHRKEILKLIGYTKETGYTIVPLRIYLQNGFAKMQIGVAKGKKNYDKREDLKKKEAKRDIERAFRERQKM
- a CDS encoding helix-turn-helix domain-containing protein, with protein sequence MKQLNQEYHCAINMVIDIIGGKWKVLILWNLNEGTKRFNELKRAMPGITQKMLTQQLRELEDHGLVMRTVYEEVPPRVEYTTTDLGKKIQPTLFEMCKWGDLYAEEKGIQMNRCWSSYDFMEE
- a CDS encoding DUF3231 family protein — its product is MSERILLTTPEITALWTTYIQNSATTCFYTHFLQHIQDNEIRPLIEEILQFEESNLAKIKSIFEAEQFPVPRGFSDKDVDLSAPALYTDLFSLSFIYRVGQMSLPSYATFLTKVARKDLVDLFHEFLTTSTVIYEKCLHLMLAKGIYDRPPKIIYPLDVQFMTQGHSFLDSWFGEQQPMNVIELSELFFAIERNYIGVLLMMGLIQVTHDKNIKEYLIKGKTLAEKQIEVFNKMLKEDEQLGCIPLSMEVTNSTTPPFSDHLIMFLVTATTAAGISSLASALGTSMRKDLAARYLKIIAEIISYSSEGFNVMVERGWLEQPPQPVNRHDLYKS
- a CDS encoding zinc-binding dehydrogenase, whose amino-acid sequence is MKALLLHEKGQWKDMKIEEVSAPTPQKGEVLVEVHAAGLNPVDYKTGTNGNPNWVYPHILGLDVAGVIAEVGEGVTEWKKGDRVVYHGDWIRPGGYAQYSITTAQTVSRIPDSVSFEDAAAIPTAGYTAYQALFRKLPLNRIHTILIHGGAGGVGGFGVQLAKLAGKTVISTASAHNHEYVKSLGADYVIDYREENVKERIMEITNGRGVDAVVDAVSRQSATDSLDMLAFMGHIVYIAGTPDFAHIKPFTKVVSYHEIALAAAHQADFESQKDLAVMGDEMLALLAEGKISSLLEEVISFEEVPAALARLSERHVKGKIVAKIK